One Argonema galeatum A003/A1 DNA segment encodes these proteins:
- a CDS encoding FAD-dependent oxidoreductase, whose amino-acid sequence MKRSLITIPLTLILLESAFPVALAAPPRQPDKTVECEILVVGGGLAGAAAAYEGLLAGKTVCLTEITDWVGGQVSSQGVSALDERATQRQRQFFPRGYLELRERIKRKYGKLNPGDCWVSVACFIPSDGHKFVFSILQNAAKKGKGKLKWFPSTVVKELEITPPNPPVHGGGQEGKVIKSAIAIQHRPAKNTPPLNTEPLSQTIEDSYRYENSPRFDKTIIRFIPPSSLSTKAEALSTPTWYVLDATETGEIIALADVPYRLGIDPRSYLEPSAANDTGDPYCTQGYTYTFAMEATKEPQIHQMPPFYSRYSPYYSFEATKFNFPLIFTYRRIWSNPNAPKELKIRRKETFGVTPPKPGDISMQNWTWGNDYRPGTSQDNLIYTSEQLQAIGQLQPGGWMGGLRVESLRGAEELAQGYFYWLVAGTTDSQLGDGVKQLYPNNRYLTGLDSPMGTVHGLSKYPYIREGRRIIGRPAWGYPEGFTLSEIDISRKNFRDDYYRNNLSSGEYRRLWALLSGINATAVIREALSPEEVKVRSRSAIYPDAVGIGHYTIDFHPCLAKSPPETPSNQGYPNEAIAASQTYPFQIPLRAMIPQKIDNMLIAGKSIATSHAAAAAYRVHSFEWSVGAAAGTTAVFALENSVMPYQLVEQLPRKQLQLEALQRRLVQNGNPTAFPDTSIFNEFGKNWQ is encoded by the coding sequence ATGAAACGATCGCTCATCACCATCCCTCTCACCTTAATCTTACTAGAATCGGCTTTTCCAGTTGCCCTCGCCGCACCGCCCAGACAGCCAGATAAAACCGTAGAATGCGAGATTCTGGTAGTTGGGGGCGGACTTGCGGGCGCTGCTGCTGCTTACGAAGGATTGCTGGCGGGGAAAACCGTTTGTTTAACCGAAATCACAGATTGGGTGGGAGGACAGGTTTCATCCCAAGGTGTCTCAGCTTTGGATGAACGCGCCACCCAACGCCAACGGCAATTCTTTCCACGCGGATATCTGGAATTGCGAGAACGGATTAAACGCAAGTATGGAAAACTTAATCCTGGTGACTGTTGGGTAAGTGTAGCTTGTTTTATTCCTAGCGACGGTCACAAATTTGTTTTTTCCATACTGCAAAATGCCGCGAAAAAGGGTAAGGGTAAACTGAAATGGTTTCCCTCTACTGTTGTAAAAGAGTTGGAAATTACCCCCCCTAACCCCCCCGTCCACGGGGGGGGACAAGAGGGGAAAGTGATTAAAAGTGCGATCGCAATTCAACATCGCCCCGCCAAAAACACACCACCGCTAAACACCGAACCTTTATCACAAACTATAGAAGACAGCTACCGCTACGAAAACTCCCCTCGCTTTGACAAAACCATCATCCGTTTCATCCCCCCTTCTTCACTCAGCACTAAAGCCGAAGCACTCAGCACTCCCACCTGGTACGTCCTCGACGCCACCGAAACCGGCGAAATTATCGCCCTTGCTGACGTTCCCTACCGACTGGGAATCGATCCGCGTTCTTACTTAGAACCCTCAGCAGCAAACGATACTGGCGATCCTTATTGCACTCAAGGATATACTTACACTTTTGCAATGGAGGCAACCAAAGAACCGCAAATCCACCAAATGCCGCCCTTCTACTCTCGCTACAGCCCTTACTACAGCTTCGAGGCGACTAAATTTAACTTTCCATTAATTTTCACATACCGACGCATTTGGAGTAACCCAAATGCCCCAAAAGAATTAAAAATCAGACGCAAAGAAACTTTCGGCGTTACTCCCCCCAAACCGGGAGACATTTCCATGCAGAACTGGACTTGGGGTAACGATTATCGTCCGGGAACATCCCAAGATAATCTAATTTATACCAGCGAACAGTTGCAAGCGATCGGTCAATTACAACCGGGAGGTTGGATGGGAGGATTGCGAGTAGAAAGCTTGCGCGGCGCAGAAGAACTAGCCCAAGGTTATTTCTACTGGTTGGTAGCCGGTACTACCGACTCACAACTGGGCGATGGCGTCAAGCAGCTGTACCCCAATAACCGCTATCTCACAGGATTAGATTCCCCGATGGGGACAGTGCATGGTTTATCCAAATATCCTTATATAAGAGAAGGACGAAGAATTATCGGTAGACCCGCGTGGGGATATCCCGAAGGTTTCACATTATCGGAAATTGATATTTCTCGGAAAAACTTCCGCGATGATTATTACCGCAATAACTTGTCTTCAGGAGAATATCGGCGCTTGTGGGCATTGCTGAGTGGTATAAATGCAACAGCTGTAATTCGAGAGGCTTTGTCTCCAGAGGAAGTGAAAGTGCGATCGCGATCGGCAATTTACCCCGATGCTGTCGGCATCGGTCACTATACAATAGACTTTCACCCCTGCTTAGCCAAAAGTCCGCCAGAAACTCCTAGCAACCAGGGATATCCCAACGAAGCGATCGCAGCTTCTCAAACCTACCCCTTCCAAATCCCCCTACGTGCCATGATTCCCCAGAAAATCGATAATATGTTGATTGCTGGCAAAAGTATCGCCACCAGCCACGCAGCAGCCGCAGCGTACCGGGTGCATTCCTTTGAATGGTCAGTTGGTGCAGCTGCTGGTACTACAGCTGTTTTTGCCCTAGAAAATAGCGTAATGCCTTACCAACTCGTCGAACAACTTCCCCGCAAACAGCTACAACTAGAAGCTTTGCAACGACGACTTGTGCAAAATGGCAATCCCACTGCCTTTCCCGACACCTCAATATTTAATGAATTTGGGAAAAACTGGCAATAA
- a CDS encoding FAD-dependent oxidoreductase, giving the protein MKRLLTSLSLSLILLESAFPFAIAAPPRQADKTEECEILVVGGGLSGSAAAYEGLLAGKTVCLTDITDWVGGQISAQGTSALDERPTQRKLLFYPRGYLEFRKRIQEYYDRLNPGKCWVSESCFLPRDGHKLLFDILKDAENRGNGKLKWFPSTVIKELEITPPNPPVNGGGQESPVIPPVNGGEKGGVGKVIQSAIAIQHLPAKNTPPLNTEPLSQTIEDSYRYENSNRFDKSIIRFVPKKSRKSNQKPKPADWYVIEATETGELVALADVPYRLGIDSRTALEPSSGTESGDAYCTQGFTYTFGMEATKEAQTHTLPSFYQQYAPYYSYELQRLASFPLVFTYRRIKSAKPDQKLGTNPREYPINPGDISMQNWTWGNDYRPGTSQDNLIYTREQLQEGGQLQPGGWMGGLRTETLRKGEENAIGFFYWLAQGTTDSQLGDNVKKPYPNLRYVTGLKSPMGTVHGLSKYPYMREGRRIIGRPSYGRPSGFTVWETDISRNNFRDDYYTSNLSAEEYRRLWAILSGINAPSVLAETLSPADVKPRSRAFIFPDSVGIGHYAIDFHPCMAQSPPETPGNKEREGTRKAQGQAYPFQVPLRAMIPQKIDNMLVAGKSIATSHTAAAAYRVHSFEWSAGAAAGTTAAFALENGILPYQLVDELPKPEPQLEALQRRLDRNGNPTAFPNTSIFNQRQDWQ; this is encoded by the coding sequence ATGAAACGTTTGCTAACTAGCCTCTCCCTCAGCTTAATCTTACTGGAATCAGCTTTTCCATTTGCCATAGCCGCACCACCCAGACAAGCAGATAAAACAGAAGAATGTGAGATTCTCGTTGTTGGTGGGGGACTTTCCGGTTCTGCTGCTGCTTACGAAGGATTGCTGGCGGGGAAAACAGTTTGCTTAACTGATATTACCGACTGGGTAGGCGGACAAATTTCAGCACAGGGAACTTCTGCTTTAGATGAACGACCAACCCAGCGAAAACTGCTATTCTATCCTCGTGGCTATTTAGAATTTCGCAAGCGGATACAGGAATATTACGATCGCCTCAATCCCGGTAAATGTTGGGTAAGCGAATCTTGTTTTCTGCCCCGCGACGGTCACAAACTCTTGTTTGATATATTGAAGGATGCCGAAAATCGCGGAAATGGTAAGCTGAAATGGTTCCCCTCTACAGTAATTAAGGAACTGGAAATTACCCCCCCTAACCCCCCCGTCAACGGGGGGGGACAAGAGAGTCCTGTTATCCCCCCTGTGAACGGGGGGGAAAAAGGGGGGGTTGGGAAAGTGATTCAAAGTGCGATCGCAATTCAACACCTTCCAGCTAAAAACACACCACCCTTAAACACCGAACCTTTATCCCAAACGATCGAAGACAGCTACCGTTACGAGAATTCAAACCGATTCGACAAAAGCATTATCCGCTTCGTACCCAAGAAATCGAGAAAATCTAATCAAAAACCGAAACCAGCAGATTGGTATGTCATTGAAGCCACCGAAACCGGCGAATTAGTTGCCCTTGCGGACGTTCCCTACCGTCTCGGTATCGATTCTCGTACAGCCTTAGAACCTTCTTCTGGTACTGAAAGCGGCGATGCTTACTGCACGCAGGGATTTACTTATACTTTTGGCATGGAGGCAACTAAAGAAGCTCAAACTCATACGCTCCCATCATTTTATCAGCAATATGCACCTTATTACAGTTATGAATTGCAGCGACTAGCCAGTTTCCCCCTCGTTTTCACTTATCGCCGCATCAAAAGTGCCAAACCCGATCAAAAATTAGGAACTAATCCCAGAGAATATCCTATTAATCCCGGCGATATCTCCATGCAAAACTGGACTTGGGGTAACGATTATCGTCCGGGAACATCTCAAGATAACCTTATATATACCCGCGAACAATTGCAAGAGGGCGGACAGCTACAACCGGGAGGATGGATGGGTGGACTGCGGACGGAAACTCTCCGCAAGGGTGAGGAAAATGCGATCGGTTTCTTTTATTGGTTAGCACAAGGAACGACAGATTCTCAACTTGGCGATAATGTCAAAAAACCTTATCCCAATTTGCGCTATGTCACAGGCTTAAAATCCCCAATGGGAACAGTACACGGTTTATCCAAATATCCCTATATGCGGGAAGGACGGCGGATTATCGGACGCCCCAGCTACGGACGCCCGTCAGGTTTTACAGTGTGGGAAACTGATATTTCTCGGAACAATTTCCGCGACGATTATTACACGAGTAACTTATCTGCGGAAGAGTATCGCCGCTTGTGGGCAATACTTTCTGGTATAAATGCACCATCCGTACTAGCAGAAACTTTATCTCCGGCAGATGTCAAACCGCGATCGCGTGCTTTTATCTTCCCCGATTCTGTCGGCATCGGTCACTATGCGATCGACTTCCATCCCTGTATGGCCCAAAGCCCCCCAGAAACCCCTGGCAACAAAGAACGGGAAGGCACTAGAAAAGCTCAAGGTCAAGCTTACCCCTTCCAAGTACCCCTGCGAGCCATGATTCCCCAAAAAATAGATAATATGCTAGTTGCAGGTAAAAGTATCGCCACCAGCCACACAGCCGCCGCTGCCTATCGGGTACACTCATTTGAGTGGTCAGCAGGGGCAGCAGCTGGAACAACCGCAGCTTTTGCTCTGGAAAACGGTATTTTACCATATCAACTGGTGGATGAACTCCCCAAACCAGAACCGCAACTAGAAGCGCTGCAACGCCGCTTGGATCGAAATGGCAACCCTACTGCTTTCCCAAATACCTCGATTTTCAATCAGCGCCAAGATTGGCAGTAG
- the clpS gene encoding ATP-dependent Clp protease adapter ClpS: MATSPTKAPEKSSQVTRKPYPNYKVIVLNDDYNTFQHVADCLVKYIPGMTTDRAWELTNQIHYEGQAIVWVGPQEQAEHYHQQLLRAGLTMAPLEEA; this comes from the coding sequence ATGGCTACTTCACCTACTAAAGCTCCTGAAAAATCTAGTCAAGTTACCCGCAAGCCTTACCCCAATTACAAAGTCATCGTGCTGAACGATGACTACAACACCTTTCAGCACGTCGCCGACTGCTTAGTAAAGTACATCCCCGGTATGACGACCGATCGCGCCTGGGAACTTACTAATCAGATACACTATGAAGGTCAAGCCATTGTCTGGGTTGGCCCCCAAGAGCAAGCGGAACATTACCACCAACAACTGTTGCGGGCAGGACTGACTATGGCTCCCCTTGAGGAAGCATAA
- a CDS encoding DUF2103 domain-containing protein codes for MSNPSSGRVVLNHSTHISGLIPILERLTKYPGIQTITPAVIGRARGHSPKLQLKVSVPIRGGFKLIARHGKTFQEVFIITRCQQNELEDAIAQLLKI; via the coding sequence ATGAGTAACCCCAGCAGTGGCCGCGTAGTTCTGAATCATTCTACCCATATTTCCGGTTTGATTCCAATTCTAGAACGGTTGACTAAATATCCCGGTATTCAAACTATTACCCCGGCAGTGATTGGACGGGCAAGAGGTCACAGCCCCAAATTGCAATTAAAAGTGTCGGTGCCAATTCGCGGCGGTTTTAAATTAATAGCGCGGCATGGTAAAACCTTTCAAGAAGTTTTTATCATCACCAGATGCCAACAAAATGAATTAGAGGATGCGATCGCTCAACTGCTTAAAATCTAA
- a CDS encoding universal stress protein has protein sequence MIEKILLADSGTGHSQEMLKALMEIPSIKPASVTVLHVVPSQVTSDDMTAKWEEGGKTLATAIGSLQLDPKNVTAMLRQGDPKTIVCQVADEMDVDLIIMGSRGLKRLESILENSVSQYVFQLSARPMLLVKDDIYVKKINKIMVAMDGSESAKATLKLALSILRDIKGSQLILVRINPKVESSSPETNPVLAPAVAEAKKMGVAYRCVISTGKPGEEICRLAEELGVDLLMLGSPERRPSIAKGLPDLDRLLGTSLSDYVRVYANCPVLLARTVG, from the coding sequence ATGATAGAAAAAATATTGCTTGCCGACTCTGGAACGGGTCATTCTCAAGAAATGCTCAAGGCGTTGATGGAAATTCCTTCGATCAAACCAGCGTCCGTCACTGTCTTGCACGTTGTGCCTTCCCAAGTCACATCCGATGACATGACTGCTAAGTGGGAAGAAGGAGGCAAAACTCTCGCCACTGCGATCGGTTCCTTGCAATTAGATCCCAAAAATGTTACAGCCATGCTGCGACAGGGCGACCCCAAGACCATAGTTTGCCAAGTCGCCGATGAAATGGATGTGGATTTGATTATCATGGGTTCTCGCGGACTCAAGCGCCTGGAGTCAATCTTAGAAAACTCCGTCAGTCAATACGTTTTTCAGTTGTCCGCTCGCCCCATGTTGTTGGTCAAGGACGATATTTACGTCAAAAAAATCAACAAAATCATGGTAGCGATGGATGGATCTGAATCCGCTAAAGCGACCTTGAAGCTAGCATTGTCTATCCTGCGCGATATCAAAGGCTCTCAGCTGATTCTTGTTCGCATCAACCCGAAAGTGGAAAGTAGCAGCCCTGAAACTAATCCTGTTCTGGCACCGGCAGTAGCAGAGGCAAAAAAAATGGGCGTTGCCTATCGCTGCGTTATCAGCACTGGCAAGCCGGGAGAAGAAATTTGTCGGTTAGCCGAAGAGTTGGGCGTAGACTTGTTGATGCTGGGTTCTCCAGAGCGTCGCCCCTCGATCGCAAAAGGTCTGCCAGATTTAGACCGACTGCTGGGCACTTCCCTCTCAGACTACGTGCGGGTTTACGCCAACTGCCCAGTCTTGTTAGCTCGTACTGTTGGTTAA
- the psbM gene encoding photosystem II reaction center protein PsbM: MQVNELGFIASILFVFVPTVFLLILYIQTVTRESGNKS, encoded by the coding sequence ATGCAAGTTAATGAGCTAGGGTTCATTGCGAGTATCCTGTTCGTGTTTGTCCCAACCGTGTTTTTACTAATTTTGTACATTCAAACGGTTACCCGTGAAAGCGGTAACAAAAGTTAG
- a CDS encoding 2Fe-2S iron-sulfur cluster-binding protein, which yields MANIKFVKENSEVIAADGANLRQKMLENRIDLYTFMGKAMNCGGYGQCGTCIVEIAAGMENLSPRTEVENRKLKKKPANYRLACQTLVNGPVSVVTKP from the coding sequence ATGGCTAACATCAAATTTGTCAAGGAAAATAGCGAAGTAATTGCAGCCGATGGTGCGAATTTAAGACAAAAAATGCTAGAAAATCGCATCGACCTGTACACATTCATGGGAAAGGCGATGAATTGTGGGGGTTACGGTCAATGCGGCACCTGTATTGTAGAAATTGCGGCTGGAATGGAAAACCTTTCCCCCCGCACTGAGGTAGAAAATCGCAAACTGAAGAAAAAGCCTGCAAATTACCGTCTTGCCTGTCAAACCCTGGTAAACGGGCCGGTTAGCGTCGTTACAAAGCCTTAA
- a CDS encoding TolC family protein, with the protein MFRHLVVVSVSAALAELVIGIAGSSTPGYALSKGSAEDSRAFATLTQTQHHLPSSEPGALPTVSSPTGQRAVDRESHPLAKTSGRLPANLDHHSLSHNPLSSNTTASIPVNTEVNQSATNTLSNESKLGGIRKLEEQQTANVSPTQEASPPLDVGASTEAASLLRQVRRNSSSLQSQAVGASSTVAQNRIPETLVPSYLQPNPNPLQFPTRTEEVDIEVTQPLTLQQVLEIVRRNNRDLQVAQIQLERARAALREAQAALYPTADLQVDAAGGRSTSSELQLERQRQLNPQIPDEEQGSFSINGTLGLNYDLYTAGRRSAQIRAAQEQLRINQLEVERLNEQTRLDVTNAYYDLQQSDEQVRISAAAVRNAQQSLRDAVALETAGLGTRFDTLRAQVQLGNENQNLIRDRSQQQINRRVIVQLLSLPQSVNITAADPVEIAGLWDLTLEQSIIQAFQNRAELQQQLAQRNIGEQQRRAELAARKPQLSLFANYNVLETFNDGLGLADGYSVGARLRWNLFDGGAAQSRAAQREADVAIAETQFANTRNQVRLQVEQSYYNLQSNLENIQTASVALEQAREALRLARLRFQAGVGTQTEVIDAETELTRAEGNRVRAIIDYNRALASLQRSISNLLTSSPAVSR; encoded by the coding sequence ATGTTTCGTCATCTTGTGGTTGTGAGTGTGAGTGCTGCATTAGCTGAGCTTGTCATAGGCATCGCTGGTAGCAGTACGCCGGGATACGCCCTTAGCAAGGGTTCAGCAGAAGATTCACGGGCGTTCGCTACGCTGACTCAGACTCAGCATCATTTACCCAGCAGCGAACCTGGGGCCCTTCCCACTGTCTCTTCCCCAACGGGGCAGCGTGCAGTGGATCGTGAGAGTCATCCACTAGCCAAGACTTCTGGGAGGTTACCGGCTAATCTAGACCATCATTCTCTCTCGCATAACCCGCTCTCTAGCAATACGACTGCTTCTATCCCAGTAAATACAGAGGTGAACCAGTCAGCTACAAATACTTTAAGCAATGAGAGCAAGCTTGGGGGAATCAGAAAGCTGGAGGAACAACAGACGGCGAATGTCTCGCCAACGCAAGAGGCGTCACCGCCTTTGGATGTCGGTGCGTCTACCGAAGCCGCTTCACTACTACGTCAAGTTAGAAGAAATTCTTCTTCCTTGCAGTCTCAAGCAGTAGGGGCCTCTAGCACGGTAGCGCAAAATCGTATACCCGAAACTTTAGTCCCCAGTTATCTTCAACCCAATCCCAATCCTTTACAATTTCCGACCCGAACTGAAGAAGTAGATATTGAGGTAACTCAACCCCTGACGCTGCAACAAGTGCTGGAAATAGTGCGGCGCAACAATCGAGACCTCCAGGTGGCTCAAATACAGCTAGAACGCGCTAGAGCTGCACTGCGAGAGGCGCAGGCGGCTTTGTATCCTACGGCAGATCTGCAAGTGGATGCGGCTGGTGGGCGATCGACTAGCAGTGAGCTTCAGCTTGAGCGACAAAGACAGTTGAATCCGCAAATTCCCGATGAGGAGCAAGGTAGTTTTAGCATCAACGGGACATTGGGATTGAATTACGATCTCTACACCGCCGGACGGCGATCGGCTCAGATCCGAGCTGCCCAAGAACAACTGCGGATCAATCAGTTAGAGGTTGAGCGTTTGAATGAGCAAACTCGTCTTGATGTCACGAATGCTTACTACGATTTGCAACAATCTGATGAACAAGTGCGGATTTCAGCGGCGGCTGTCAGGAATGCCCAGCAGAGTTTGCGCGATGCAGTAGCACTGGAGACGGCTGGATTGGGGACTCGATTTGATACTTTGCGTGCCCAGGTGCAGCTAGGCAATGAAAACCAGAACTTGATTCGCGATCGCTCCCAGCAGCAAATCAACCGTCGCGTTATAGTTCAGTTATTGAGTCTGCCCCAGTCTGTTAATATTACCGCTGCCGATCCTGTGGAGATTGCGGGTTTATGGGATCTAACGCTAGAGCAAAGCATCATACAGGCTTTTCAGAACCGTGCGGAACTGCAACAGCAGCTAGCCCAAAGAAACATCGGCGAACAGCAACGACGCGCCGAACTGGCTGCCCGAAAACCTCAGCTAAGTTTATTTGCCAATTACAATGTGTTAGAGACATTCAACGACGGTCTTGGGTTGGCTGACGGCTATTCTGTGGGAGCGAGGCTGCGCTGGAATTTGTTCGATGGGGGAGCGGCCCAATCTAGAGCGGCTCAGCGGGAAGCTGATGTTGCGATCGCTGAAACTCAGTTTGCCAACACTCGCAACCAAGTACGTTTGCAGGTCGAACAATCTTATTACAATTTGCAGTCGAATCTGGAAAATATTCAAACTGCCTCTGTCGCCCTCGAACAGGCAAGGGAAGCTTTGCGTCTGGCACGCTTGCGCTTCCAAGCTGGTGTGGGAACCCAGACTGAGGTGATCGATGCTGAAACCGAGCTGACGCGGGCTGAAGGCAACCGGGTGCGAGCTATTATCGACTACAATCGCGCACTGGCAAGTCTTCAACGGTCTATCAGCAATCTTTTAACCAGCAGTCCCGCCGTTAGTCGCTAA